The nucleotide sequence CCATGTTGACCGCGTGCCGGATCGAGGCGCCGCAGCCGCCGCCGACGAAGACGAGAACATATCCGAACAACTGATTCACAGACCCTCACCCCCGCTGGGCATCGAGAGAACGAATGCCCTGCCCTCATCCCCGCAACACACAGAACTTTTGCCGCAGCCATCTCATGCTGGCAAGAACGGCCCATGTCACATCAGCGTCAAACACCCGATGCGCCAGAGAAGACGCCTCAAACAAAAAGGGCGGCGAGCTCTTAAGCTCACCGCCCTTCCCTGTCGATCACGTCAGATCAGACAGCCTTGCTGTACAGCTCTTCGACGTATTCCCAGTTGATGAGGTTCTCGACGAACGCCTTGAGATAGTCCGGACGGCGGTTGCGGTAGTCGATGTAGTAGGAGTGCTCCCAGACGTCGCAGCCGAGGATCGGGGTCGCACCGTACACCAGCGGGTTCTCGCCATTGGCGGTCTTGGAAATCTCCAGCTTGCCGTTCTTGACCGAGAGCCAGCACCAGCCCGAGCCGAACTGGCCGACGCCGGCCGCTGCGAAATCGGTCTTGAACTTCTCGAAGCCGCCGAGGTCCTCGTTGATCTTCTTCTCAAGCGCGCCCGGCAGCTTGGAGCCGCCGCCGTTCGGCTTCATCCACGACCAGAAGTGGATGTGGTTGTAGTGCTGGCCGGCATTGTTGAACACTGCGGGGTTCTTGCCGAACGAGCCCTTGACGATCTCCTCGAGGGACTTGCCTTCGAATTCGGTGCCCTTGATCGCATTGTTGCCGTTCGTCACATAGGCCTGGTGATGCTTGTCGTGGTGGTACTCGAGCGTCTCCTTGGACATGTAGGGGCCGAGGGCTTCATAGGCGTAAGGCAGAGGGGGGAGCGTAAATGTCATGGGTCGGTTCCGCAACTTGTGGGAAGACGGGATTTAACGGGACCTCCTTATAGAAGGTTCCGAAGCCGTAAAACACCGTGATTCTGGAAAAAGCGAGCCGTTTTGATGAGCATCGAGATCGATGTGTTGAATGCCGACGCCGGATGGCCGCTGGCGAAGCCTCTATTATGATGCGATCTGGCCGCCCGAGGTCGTCGCCACCCTACCCTGGGCCGGTATCACATTTGCGCATGCCGACCTGCGCGTCCTGGTGCAGGACGAGGCCGGCGAGGTGCTCTGCCATGTCGGCATCTATCGCCGTCTGACGAAATGGAACGGACAGAACGTCAACATCGCCGGCATCGGCGGCGTTTTGACGCGCGCCGACATGCGCAATCGCGGTCTGGCGACCGTGGGGCTGAACGCGGCGATCCAGACCCTGCGGCACGAGGACTCGATCAACTATGCCCTCCTGTTCTGCGCACCTGATCGCATCGCCTTCTACGGCGCGCGCGGCTTCATTCCGTTCGACGGCGAGGTCTACGCCGAGCAGCCCGACAAGGGCCGCATCCGCTTCGACACGCTGTCGGCGATGGTGCACGACGTCAAGCGCACCGCACCAACGCGGGGCACGATCGATCTCTGCGGATTGCCGTGGTGAAAGCACAAGGCCTGTCTTGCGTCGTCCCGGACAAGCGCGCAACGCGCGCGCCGATCCGGGACCCATACCCCCAGGGAGCAGTTTGAAGCACGCTGACAACTGGCTCTTTGCCCAACACGTCCGCCGCGGCGTATGGGTCCCGGCTCAAGGCCGGGACGACAACGGAGCGCGCGGCACGGGCGGTGCGCTCCCTCTCCCCGTTCTTCACGGGGAGAGGGTCAGGGTGAGGGGCAGGCCACACGGGAAGTGCATGCACTGAGCCTTGCCCAACAACTTTGCTTAGAAGCGAGAGCCAAGACTTTTTCACGCACACCACCCGTTCCGTTGCCCCTCACCCCAGCCCTCTCCCCGTGAAGAACGGGGAGAGGGGGCGCACCGCTGCTGCGGCACGACATTACCCTTCTCCGCCCATCAACCGGTAAAGCCGCGCCCAGCTGAATTCCGAAAACAATAATCCTCTTGCGCATTTTCGAAAATCATGATTATCTCACCGCATCCCGCCTCACTGCAGTAGGGGCGTTGCGCGCGATCGTCACGACACGCGAGGCGGGGATGCGGTGGCCGCGAGAGATCGCAGCGTCCTCGGCAACGAGGGCGCGGACGAACGATTGATCGCGGACGTGAAGTCGC is from Bradyrhizobium sp. ORS 285 and encodes:
- a CDS encoding superoxide dismutase, which codes for MTFTLPPLPYAYEALGPYMSKETLEYHHDKHHQAYVTNGNNAIKGTEFEGKSLEEIVKGSFGKNPAVFNNAGQHYNHIHFWSWMKPNGGGSKLPGALEKKINEDLGGFEKFKTDFAAAGVGQFGSGWCWLSVKNGKLEISKTANGENPLVYGATPILGCDVWEHSYYIDYRNRRPDYLKAFVENLINWEYVEELYSKAV